The genomic segment gtttggcaaaaagggaaagttgagtccaaggtttataggcccatttgagatattggacagagttggtgatcgagcttacaggttagccctaccaccagatcttgatagagttcataatgtttttcatgtctccatgctcaggaagtatattgcgaatccttcccatgttcttcgtcacgagccattggaatTGACGTCGAATttaacgtaccaagagattccagtccagattcttgaccgcaaagttaaagtattgagaaacaaagagatcggcattgttaaagtcctttggagaaatcaattgattgaagaagccacgtgggaaccagaggatgagatgaaaggaaagtatcctgagttgtttgcgtagtgacgtcaatttcggggacgaaattcctttaaggaggggagattgtaatatccaagcttggtgaatggtagggtttaagatttcttatgttgaTGGACTATTTGATTAAGTTTAAGTATAatttagatgttaagaatttggatttatgatttatagtattgttgattatagatggtgtgtagtcatagtgtagcgtcgttgcgatttaattcatgattatTTGTATGTCGAGCCAATTGTtatgaggccaattgtagtggttagataagacatagtggtgcaactttcttgttaaGAGTGTTGCCAAATTATGAGAGGAAGCGACGTTGTGATTCGATTTAGTTGCAAAGAgtatattgttggctacagaggagagtgcacccacGGTCCAttatgcagtgcacccgcggtgtttgggcagaacttccagtgcacccgcggtccattttgcagtgcacccgcggtgtttgggcggagcagccaccgcacccgcggtagaaaaagagcgcacccgcggccgtCGCCTTTGGATTTTCGGAAGTTGTTCAGcatgcctagcgcacccgcggtaagaagagtagcgcacccgcggtcgatgaatagtaaagtcgtgttttcgagatttaagtgatataatacaagagttgccctcatttctctcattcttttCTCCAATTTCTCGGTTCTTCAGCCCAAGGGAAGTTAGGGTTCTCatttcctttctttgattcctttgattcaagcatcttgtcgggtatttgaagtgagaacaagatcattgtgggttcaaggagctaaggtaagtttgtggtttagttattcttggattatggtgttggaGAAATCATGGAAtgattgattgtgttggttttatgggttttatggtatgggtttgtgattattgagttgttgatggttctatTCATGGTTTACTGTTGTAGgaattgtaccaagagattagaatcaagcttttctatttttaaaattttaaaaatccttcttccctctaagtaaaattttaatattccgctgtgttattttataaaataagtcGAGGGTGTTACAAAGAATAAGCACATTCTATTaatacagatttatgttgatgacattatctttgggtcaactaaccccaaacttTGTGCAAAGTTTTCTAAATTGATGCATgatcaatttgaaatgagcatgatgggagaattaacattcttcctaggactgcagatcaaACAACTTGACAatggaattttcataaatcagtctaagtatactaaggaactactgaaaaagtttggcatggaagcatgctctgctgcttccactccaatgagctcatctactaaacttgataaggatgaaaatggaatttcagtagaggtaactcagtatcgtggtcttattggttcactgttatatcttactgccaatagacctgatattatgtttgctgtttgtatttgtgcaagatttcaatctaaccctaagcagtcacattacattgctgctaagcgcatactgaaatatttgaagggcACTCGAAATGTGGGCTTATTGTATCCTAATGTTCATCTTtaaatcttattggatattcagatgttgattatgcaggttgcaaattggacagaaaaagcacaagtggtttttgtcaatttcttggtgataggataatctcctggtttagtaaaaagcagacttctatagctacgtctactgcagaagcagaataccttgctgctggaagctgctgctataacggcccgaaaattcgtgtttgaatatttgcggaaaaattaaaaattttctttgtaaagtaagtaaaatgcctcattcataaaatagactgttaaataaagtttaaatgttaaaaatagcagcggaagaaagtATTTGTTTGCAAAAGAACAATTTAAGAATAATCCAACAACGGATAaactgtttgagcataaaaatggtaaatgctaaaatgaggtcctcgggttccactactgccgacccaagctagctcactggtccccgccctcggccccgacatcatcagtacctacaacaatcaagtctagtgagtctaaagactcaacatgcatatatcgtaaataacgagtaaatatagtaaaaatttcatgggagtaaaaatatcatgtcaagaggcacaatgtgaaaataacatatcatgagcgattataatacgtgcataactgaactgaaagtcgtagtgaaaatgtttgctccttggagccctgtactgaaatagcctgtaataaattttctcttgagattatggtctacgcaagtggcccctgcactgaaactgaccggtaaatggcgaccggataataaaatgctcccatgagcggtaactggcgaccgggtaaaatagtaaacgtctgatcagactatgcCATATTATACAGGGTGGTacaaactgaactgaccggtaactggcgatcggatttagcaataatcccatgatagtgaaatggccacaagcaatatcgcataatctcaaaaatgaacattttatattttgatgcacgtaatataattaaatgacacaattaaatatcctgtaataatttaatgcttggattggatcgctcccaggctcgctgcaacctaaatatgccatgaaaaatatgcaatagatttatgggaccaaactatgcaataacattcgaaaatgtgacaattacaccgaacgacttcgtatttaatcatgactccgaacaaacccgagccaacactgaaacatcatatagtcatgattaaaatacgtttaaaatgatgaattaatactcctaaaatgatgcaagtcgaattttaggtgaatggaggccaaaacatggaacgctctttcgagagttaatttggcacatcgcaccgtaaattctcgtacgacctcaaaaatgatccgaatcacaaacggccaaaaacatgaccttcctaactcgatgaggcactgtccggtccaaggccataggctaaaagccaaccaaaaactcgaacgagccactgaaccgtcacagaaagtttctgtccaaaaatacagcagctgtgctttggtttcttgcgtcggttgcaaggctaatggccattggggcttgaaccaccgaccaaaacctcttaccaacatcccaaggaaagatttgaaccatggctaagggccctaggccagccacaattcgcatcacaccataactccaTCGAAAGTcacacccgagagcacccttgcatgcgtgtggtgtCTTGCTTTGTTtgttgtctcgtgtcgttccagtggccatttgattgactatGGCAccatctagacatctaggggcctAGTATGAACCGTGGTTaggggccataggccaaccaagatccacactatCCCTCAAAACCAAAAGTTACACTTGTTGAATTCGAAAGGGGCgaagggctgttcttgttgtttgatttaaaaaccgattcaaccATGGATCATGCCTCAAAAAggcaacttggtcacgtcttatacATCAccaggagatgttctaaccatggctatagcccttagggcagccaagatcagatccatcaaCCTTTGACatcaaacaagaaaatcaaatGCAAATGGTGACATgattggggagttgctgtcatctcgatttccagcaagcatgggggctgaaataATGGACCAAAGTGGTCCTTATCCGtcctagaacatgtctagatgtagccttgggagcctggaaccgaaccaatacctgaaacccacaaaacaaagcaacccgtgaagagcatcatgaaaccgaaaaattctgcatgttttatttcaaaatgttcttgacatatttcggtttttgcatgaaatgatgatcatgtaatataaaaataatgatattaggacttgattgaagagtcaaggaagaatatatgcatgcctggtttcgtttgaaataaaaacgaaagaatgagacgatccggcgcggaggaggtggagcgtttTCTTATCTTGCTTcttgctcgatttttctctctcgTATCGCCTTAACAAACTAGTACTCTTTGAGTACTTATCAacttagaaaaacagaagcagaactcggCTTATACAAGATCAGAACTTAACGACTTTTACTTAATCTTTAcgatattaaatgttaccgttactttatctaGTACGAGTatttattgcaccattaatgctgaacaaagacatttaacgctccttaccagttttggtatgaaacaagactgattgtttcgTAGCTTTCTGCAGGACCCATTTTAGGTACTAAAGCTGATCTTGCTCAGGAGTCTCAGAAGCCGTCTTTGAATATGGACGTTGGACTcaagttttctatatatattagGTTCAATCCTATATAAAAAAACGTTATTATCTTTATCAACACAACGATTATTCCAATGTgagtttgagctatcatcaactacttatcttcaaagctcaacatacagaaaagcagcacacgttTTGTTATCAATATccgatcttctgagatcatattgtgctgctgTTTCGTAAATCTCTTCTAGTTTAACACTTTGCTacatctttgagaagagtttgtaaactggaaaagagtcttttccagaaccttgtcaTATTCGTTTTTACTGAGtcgtgtaactaagagtttcagtaggccaagggtaagccctactgaagtgggtgtgtacaagtgttgtactgtaatatccaaagtcttttagtgataccttctggaaacagaagaaggggaaacgtagaagattttatcttcgaactttcagaaacaaccactgttctattgcctactgttttattgtgtttTACCGTACTCAatcggatcgtttccgcacttattattgtgatctgctgcacttactcttgaacaagataagctataatctcttACAAGATTCTAGCAACCTTTGCAAAATCAACCAACAAAGGAAAGTGTTTATTCACCcctctctaaactctatatcgatccccaacaaattttattttattgttgtcaaacacctttataattatttttaactttaaaatcgtttttttttaaaataattgtccAAACACCTTTTCAACTCTAAAAATGTTTTTGTAGAATATTTGTCTAtacacatatttatttttaaaacaactttttaaataatttataaatttttttttgtaaaaatgcTTTTATAAATACTTATCCAAACAAAGTCTATACATTGTGAGAGATTTTCATAAATACAAAAGTCATGTCGAAGAATTTGAATTAAGACAAgtgtttaagaattttttttttacttttatgaattttttaaatatatttccaTTATCCACTGACCATTGTACactttattttctaaaataaattttttttcatacgataataataaaaaaattaaaaaataaattaagaaaGTTGTTTTGCCCCTAATTAATGTTCGTGACAGAGAGAATTGaaacaaaatttgataaaaaaattaggAAATCTTTAGTTGAAAATGGTCGAAATATAAATGATGTTATGAtatgaaaaactatttttttatgaaaaactaGATAGaatatgttatcaaatttcagttttagtatgttatttttgttttttttattatgtatataaataatttatattcaaatatgatttaattacaaTTCGACGTAGTCAACTTGCTTAGTTATCATAATCGAAATGAAAGGTCAATCTACGAAAAACTTATAAACTTTCTGGTAGTTTAGAAGCTtggtaaaaatattattatgagATGTTTAAATATGTTGTTTTTTTGACGGCTTATATGTGGTTTGAAAAATAGTTGGAtcacttaaaattattttttaaagatcTTATTTAGTATTTCTAAAAACTGCAATAATataacatccaaaaattctaTGACAGAGATCTAAAATTATGTCCGAAAATattgtttatattaaatataaagaCATTCTTATTCAGGATACTAGCTAGCattacatatataatatcaCCCTTAAACTTTCACAAAAGAGCTTAGTTCCCTGAAATGCTTCCAAGGCATGTCCCATACCACAACCTCGTAATTTCCCGGAGCATTGCCACCAGCCGCATCATTCGCGATGATGACCACTCTGTAATTCGTACCTTCGACTAATTGGGTTTCACCCTTCACCACCTTTACTAACTCCAACTGCACGTTATCCTTCTTGTTGTACTCCGACACCGCAAATCTAGCGATCTCCAACACTTCTACCACGTTAACGTTCGGAATCGGCCGCCAGTTGCCAACTATGGCACTAGGCGAAATGGCCAAGGCTTGGTAATGAAATGAAGCCACCAATATCAAGAGGAGCACATAGAGAAGAAggcaagatttgagttgcatatttTCTTCTGCTGTGAAGAATGCTTTGTGTTAGTTTCTTTCTTATTTGCGAGGAAATAcgcagtgatgctatgtcatttaTATAGCTAGCACTGCAACTACTTTGCAATCGTGTCATATATATACTTTACGATTACAATATTATTCTCATGTATTCACTTTTTAGAACTATTTTTTATACAAGTGatctaataatatataaataatataatactagtttttttatgaaaattataatACTAGTAATTTGATACACTTTGTGTGTAAAATAAtggataaaatataaatttatattttattcaaaaattttattttttataacccaaactaaattgaaaatttattaaaaataaatatattagaaagaaataaaataaaattataaattataggTTATGTTAAataactttaaaaataattattaatctttACTCCTTTAAAATATGGGATGAAGTTAAAAATGagagtatttttcaaaaaagttAAATGAGATTAATCCACAAAACTGACAAAAAAATATAGTCATCTAATCCcttaatttgtatttttgcacaTATGTTTTGTGTACAAATAGTGTATACAATATataattatacatttttattcatttttatttttgcacGTATGTTTTGTGTACAAATAGTGTATACAATGTAAGGCTCTGTAAgtaattatccggtaatttggcataattagaataattattgagttgtaaattaaaataattatttatgtcaaATAATTTTAGAAAGTGTGTTAAAagtatgtattttagaatatcggagaatttaacgaAATAAAATActtatagagtttaaataacacacgagagcaaaataaatacaaacctggataaatgggcttgagttactaCTTTTGGTgactaattattatatttatacatACAACACACACCTCCATTTATAGAAAGATTAAGGAAAAGGGGGAAATAATAAAGAAGGAAGCCAACACAATTCTCGTCACTTGTGTAGCGGCTGCGATGGAATCGCCATATCTCCTCCGTCCCAAGTTGAAACTCAAAAATTCTTGAAGGATTATCTTCCTAACATCCTTAGCTTCGATTCAAGCCATAATCGcgaattttgagcaaggaaACGAGCAGATCAAAGCTCCATTTTGTGAGCCCTGTTTATGTGCATTAGTTTTTGGTGAGTTTTCAGTTTTTGTGCTTCAGAATTTCGAGTTTTTGTGTATTGTGCGTTAAGAATCTCGAATTGTGATTAAATAGAACTTGTAGATCTGTTTGTTAGCTTTCTAGAGTCGCTAGAATCATCGAATTCCAATTAGAAAAGGATTTTATATGAATTTTCTACCAAAATGCATCAAAACCAAATTATGCAATTGAGCTGTGTAGAATACCTTCTGTAATTCGAGAATATGACCTCTGTGCAGTTGGAATTTGGAATTTTGGTTCAAATGAAATTGTAGAGCTAATGTCTTGTCTTCGAAATGAGACTTGAATCGTTAAATTCTTGTAAGAATTGCGCAAGTTATGGCTATTTTTCTGAAACTGCTCAGTAGAAGATTTTCTGTCCGAGAATTGGTGAGTGGCAGTGTGTTCTTGCAAATTCTGAGATTAATGTACTGAGATTATGAAGATAGTTTCAACTAGAAAAACTTAGataattgagttttctttcagttcaaattgacggatattgatttgagttaatattgagcgagatatgaattttatactcTTTAGTGCCAAATCGGACATTGGAATAGAATGTAGTTTTCATGATCGGCTTATTGTTGTTTTGTTTAGGCCAAGGATCTTGAAGTAAAGTTGATATTGGATTTGTCAAGTTGGTATATGTATGTTACAGCTAGGTAACATACGAcgataaaacataaattatgtttaattgtcattctgtgttgCACTGATCGTATCTATGACTTGTTGATTGttgtaaattgttaaatgccttcgttgtggtatatatttattattgtgacatattattggTATTTAGCATAGGGCATGatgttatgacattcatgttgcgccctatcgttcttgttagcccattgttgatatccgttgttatctggcactgttgttaTCTTGGGATTATGATTGTTAAATGCTTTCGTTGTGGtatatgtttattattgtgacatattattggTATTTAGCATAGGGCATGatgttatgacattcatgttgcaccctatcgttcttgttagcccattattgatatccgttgttatctggcactgttgttaTCTTGGGATTATGatgtggctgataggcctatacacatgagaccgtagattTGATTGAACAATCTCGTGGTTAGTgtagccttttgaggtgagcgcttGGATTttgtcatctagttcgttctgTTGTGCCATCCAGTTgtatcgtatcagctgtatggaggccgagtcaagggtgttattcagcacagcctggcatacctcgcatacttagTAGGGCGGTTTAGCttcatgacgatgtagctcccctgagttattgctcgagcattattccagttgttatcgtaccatTTATTGGCTTCTGTTATCCCGATTATCGTTGAGCCGTTCATGCATTGCacattacattttattatatgattatgcatgatttatgtttattgttgttattgttgaactgtTGCATACCAGAATCTTAACCTCAATTGTTTACTGGAGGGGCTACTGTTTTTGCTTTTGGATACCATGGTAGATCTATCGAGCCGTTTTGtagcatcaggccgaggttccgccagtagagatcgggattgaggttggattgcttggttatGTCTTGAAGTTTGTTTCAGTCTTGTGTTGTAGTTCATTTGTcagggagatgccccgtgtatctgtagtgATATTTGGTtattttcttatgttctgaGTCGACTCTGTGGTTCTTATGATCTGGTGAGTacttggtaagttttaattctTCTTAATCCTGgacagtgcggctataggttgtttgactttgatttttgttttaatgactctagttggagtatatttttatataaaccgCCTTTTGAGTTTTTCAGGATGTCCTAATTATGAGAAGGTAATGCCAAAAAATTTCTAGGCTCTGAGGtccattttaaagtattttaaacattttttccGCTGCTGCTTtaaatcaaaaaattattatttgataattaattgTAATTAGAGTAAATGAGCCtcacatacaatatataattatacattttttattcaattttattttttacaatctaacctaaattaaaaaaatattactaaaaaacatgtatattatatataataaaataaaattataaatgatgaatcattttaaataatatgaaaataacTATTTGTGATATCCATTTAttctaatgacaattaatgatcaaacaataatgatttaattttattctgCAGCGGAAAAatggtttaaaatactttaaaacggacctcagagcctaaaaaaattttcaacatgacctccccgtaagtagaACATCTCAAAAAACTCAAGCATCAGAAAATAGTAAAATGACTTAAGACTGACGCTACGATAATAtaaacaatcacatgcaagtgTCAATCAGGCACACGTCAACAATTCTCAAGCATCAGTTCAACTAAGCCGGCAAGACTTTGAAACATACTAAAACTGATCCAAACTAAATAATAACAAGTCAAACACCCATACAGATACTCGGGACATCTCCCCGACAAATAAAATACGGCATAGAACTGATGCAAACTCCAAGACAACCATAAAGACTAGCTGGGAGACTTCAATGGACAAAACCAAGCAACCCCACCTCAATCACGAGCTCTGCTAGTGGAACCTCTGCTGGTGCTGCAAAACCACTAttgagatctaccatggtgacCAAAAGCAACAACAACAGCCCTTCTAGTAAACAaatgaggttaggattctgCTATGAAACCGTTCAACAAACATAACAACAACATAAATTATGCATCAATATATATGTAGATGA from the Primulina tabacum isolate GXHZ01 chromosome 8, ASM2559414v2, whole genome shotgun sequence genome contains:
- the LOC142554782 gene encoding cysteine proteinase inhibitor 1-like, producing the protein MQLKSCLLLYVLLLILVASFHYQALAISPSAIVGNWRPIPNVNVVEVLEIARFAVSEYNKKDNVQLELVKVVKGETQLVEGTNYRVVIIANDAAGGNAPGNYEVVVWDMPWKHFRELSSFVKV